A stretch of Leptospira hartskeerlii DNA encodes these proteins:
- a CDS encoding ABC transporter ATP-binding protein: MNSEAILQVSNLNLELSKEGKFVPLLEDITFEIRKGEVLALVGESGCGKSVCSAAITKLLPHESFRYSNGKVLFQGTDLLQTDSETLRQIRGKKISYVFQEPFSALNPLSKIKDQMTEGFLEHGLGTRKEAEDKAEYLLGAVGITDIKLRMNCYPHQLSGGILQRVGIGMALMCDPELLIADEPTSALDVTVQAQLVELLLRLKEKMNLSVLFISHDFGLVSHIADRICVLYAGRIAELGTVDQVLDEPNHPYTKDLLDSLPSHFSQTGVFKPIEGRLPSPGNYPKGCHYSDRCDFVFSHCQTFKPILKNTNGSGHLSACFLNEKKELTG; the protein is encoded by the coding sequence ATGAATTCGGAAGCTATTCTCCAAGTATCGAACTTAAATTTAGAACTTTCCAAAGAAGGAAAGTTCGTGCCATTATTGGAAGATATCACCTTCGAGATCCGTAAAGGAGAAGTTCTCGCACTCGTAGGAGAATCAGGCTGCGGAAAGTCTGTGTGCTCTGCTGCGATCACGAAATTACTTCCTCACGAGTCTTTTAGATACTCGAATGGAAAGGTGTTATTCCAAGGAACGGACCTTCTTCAAACCGACTCCGAAACCTTAAGACAGATCCGAGGAAAAAAAATCTCATACGTATTCCAGGAGCCCTTCTCCGCCTTAAATCCTTTGAGCAAAATAAAAGACCAAATGACAGAAGGATTTTTAGAACATGGGCTCGGGACCCGTAAAGAAGCGGAAGATAAGGCCGAATATCTTCTTGGAGCAGTAGGAATTACCGACATAAAATTAAGAATGAATTGTTATCCTCATCAGTTGAGCGGTGGGATTTTGCAAAGAGTTGGGATTGGAATGGCATTGATGTGCGATCCGGAACTTCTGATCGCAGATGAGCCTACCTCCGCTTTGGATGTTACTGTCCAGGCGCAGTTGGTGGAACTCCTACTTAGGCTCAAAGAAAAGATGAACTTATCCGTATTATTTATCTCTCATGATTTCGGTTTGGTTAGCCATATCGCCGATCGTATCTGTGTATTGTATGCGGGAAGGATTGCTGAACTCGGAACTGTAGATCAAGTTTTAGACGAACCGAATCATCCGTACACAAAAGATCTATTAGATTCTTTACCTTCTCATTTTTCTCAAACGGGAGTTTTTAAACCGATAGAAGGAAGATTACCTTCCCCCGGAAACTATCCTAAAGGTTGTCATTATTCGGACAGATGCGACTTCGTATTTTCCCATTGCCAGACTTTTAAACCTATATTAAAAAATACGAATGGATCCGGACATCTTTCCGCTTGCTTCTTAAATGAGAAGAAGGAGCTAACAGGATGA
- a CDS encoding ABC transporter permease subunit has protein sequence MNSLAKRRFEKFRSNTKAWISLWILGTSYIISLFAPILANNQPWIVCYDDSWKFPIFFRYTDKDFGGSEYSPINYKKLKLREDFKEDDDNWILFPPIPYGYNEDNLETIDDGENPPSSPSLKHWLGTDDRGRDVFTRIFYAYRNSMSFGLILVFIEFIFGTIVGGIQGYYGRRTDIILQRIIEILSAIPFLYLILIMGSFFGRGFIVLGITYSALSWIGISMYMRGEFYRSKALTYVDAAKALGASSWSIMKNHILPNAITPLVTFLPFALISSISILSALDFLGYGIPAPNPSWGEMISQGRDNLRAWWLIAFPSLSLAATILLSSFIGEGIRDSFDSKEKVTYE, from the coding sequence ATGAATTCTTTAGCTAAAAGAAGATTCGAAAAATTCAGATCCAATACAAAAGCTTGGATCTCTCTTTGGATTTTAGGAACCTCTTATATCATTTCTTTATTTGCGCCAATACTTGCAAATAACCAGCCTTGGATCGTTTGTTATGATGATTCATGGAAATTCCCTATCTTCTTCCGCTATACTGACAAGGACTTCGGCGGATCCGAATATTCTCCTATAAATTATAAAAAATTAAAGTTACGAGAAGATTTCAAAGAAGATGATGATAACTGGATCTTATTCCCTCCAATTCCATACGGATACAACGAAGACAATTTAGAGACGATCGATGACGGCGAAAATCCTCCTTCTTCTCCGAGTTTAAAACACTGGTTGGGAACCGATGATAGAGGACGAGATGTATTCACTCGGATCTTTTATGCTTATAGAAATTCAATGAGTTTCGGGCTCATCTTAGTGTTTATCGAATTTATCTTTGGGACGATCGTAGGCGGGATCCAAGGTTATTACGGAAGAAGAACGGATATCATACTGCAAAGGATTATCGAAATTCTATCCGCAATCCCTTTCTTATATTTAATACTGATCATGGGTTCCTTTTTCGGACGAGGATTTATCGTTTTAGGGATCACTTACTCCGCGCTGAGCTGGATCGGAATTAGCATGTACATGAGAGGCGAATTTTACAGATCCAAAGCTCTTACATATGTGGATGCAGCAAAAGCGTTAGGCGCTAGCTCTTGGAGTATTATGAAAAATCATATTCTCCCGAATGCGATCACTCCGCTTGTGACCTTCTTACCTTTTGCACTTATCAGTTCGATCTCCATTTTGAGCGCACTGGACTTTTTAGGTTATGGGATTCCGGCACCAAATCCTTCTTGGGGAGAAATGATCAGCCAAGGAAGAGATAACTTAAGAGCTTGGTGGTTGATCGCTTTTCCTTCTTTGTCTTTAGCGGCAACCATTCTTCTCTCCTCTTTTATAGGAGAAGGGATACGTGATTCTTTCGATTCTAAGGAAAAGGTGACGTACGAATGA
- a CDS encoding ABC transporter permease subunit, which produces MRNYFLKRIFLIVPTILGITFLVFILSHLAPGGPLEREIAKLRGYGNEDGARSSLINNEEIEILKQKLRLDKPLPIAYLYWLWDVASLDLGESRLHSRPVNELIFEKIPVSLTFGLSGFLLSYLICIPLGIRKAIQSGQAFDSGTSIVILIAYSIPVFALSMLLLYLFSSGEVFSIFPLGHEYSDNYDDLDFFEKIVDRAEHMFLPVLCYVSGSFAMLTLLMKNSLLDQISKEYVRTAISKGLSFKDAIYKHAFRNSLIPIATGFGSNLSLVLAGSLIIELVFSIDGIGLLGFQAVTERDTNLMMGLLLIQSFLSLIGNILSDLCYVIIDPRINFEA; this is translated from the coding sequence AATCACTTTCCTAGTATTTATTTTATCCCACCTAGCTCCGGGTGGACCCCTGGAAAGAGAGATCGCAAAGTTAAGAGGATATGGGAACGAAGATGGAGCCAGATCTTCTTTGATCAACAACGAAGAGATAGAGATCCTAAAGCAAAAACTACGTTTAGATAAACCGCTGCCGATTGCTTACTTATACTGGCTCTGGGACGTTGCAAGTTTAGATCTGGGAGAATCCAGATTACATTCTCGCCCAGTAAACGAACTCATCTTTGAAAAGATCCCGGTTTCTCTTACATTCGGTCTTTCCGGATTTTTGCTTTCTTATCTGATCTGTATTCCATTAGGAATCCGTAAAGCGATTCAGAGCGGACAAGCATTCGATAGCGGAACTAGCATTGTCATTCTGATAGCATATTCCATTCCGGTATTTGCACTTTCTATGTTATTGTTATATTTGTTCTCCTCTGGCGAGGTGTTTTCCATATTTCCTCTAGGTCATGAATATTCAGACAATTACGATGACCTGGACTTTTTCGAAAAGATCGTTGATAGGGCAGAACATATGTTTCTACCGGTACTTTGTTATGTTTCCGGATCTTTTGCAATGCTCACTCTTTTGATGAAAAATTCTCTATTAGATCAGATCTCTAAAGAGTATGTTAGGACCGCAATCTCTAAAGGGTTATCTTTTAAAGATGCAATTTATAAACACGCTTTCAGAAACAGTTTGATCCCGATTGCTACTGGATTCGGTTCTAATCTAAGTTTAGTTTTGGCAGGATCCTTGATCATTGAGCTGGTATTCAGTATTGATGGCATCGGGCTACTCGGGTTTCAAGCCGTAACTGAAAGAGATACTAACCTAATGATGGGACTTCTATTGATCCAAAGTTTTCTTTCACTGATCGGAAATATTCTCTCAGATCTTTGTTACGTTATTATAGACCCTAGGATCAATTTCGAAGCATGA